CGGTCGCGGGCAGGAGATCGACCTCGACCTGCTCAGCCCGATCATGACCGCGGTCGGGCCGGGCGTGATCTACGCCGACCAGCTCGGCATCGACCAGCAGCGCACCGGCAACCGGTCGGCGAACAACGCGCCGCGCAACACCTACCGCACCGCCGACGGGCACTGGGTGGCCGTCTCCACGAGCGCCGGCAGTATCGCCCGGCGGGTGCTGACGCTCGTCGGCCACCCCGAGGTGATCGACGAACCCTGGTTCGCCACCGGACGCCAGCGGGCCCAGCACGCCGACCTGCTCGACGGTTACGTGGGGGAGTGGATCGGGGCGCGGACCCGCGACGAGGTGCTGCGCGAGTTCGCGGAGGCGGGGGCCGCGGTGGGTCCGGTCTACAAGCCGAGCGAGCTGCTCGACGACCCGCAGGTGCGGGCGCTGGAGCTGGTGACCACCGTGGACGACCCGGACCTGGGTCCGATCCGGATGCAGAACGCGCTGTGGCGGATGAGCCGCACACCGGGCCGGATCCGGTTCACCGGGCGGGCGTTGGGCGCCGACACCGACGCGGTGCTCGGCGACGAGCTGGGTCTGTCCCCGGCGGAGCTGGCGGCCCTGCGGGAGCGTGGCGTGCTCGGCTAGTTCCGCTGAGCGGAACGACGGGGCTCGATATTGACAGCAGGTATTACCAGCTCTAGCGTCATCTCCCCGGCCGTGGTCGGCAAGCCACGTTCCGCTCAGCGAAACACTGGAGGCATCGTGCTCCACAGGTTACGTCTCCGCACCGGACTGGCCGTCGTCGCCGGCCTCGTCGTCGCCGGTTCCCCCGGCCCCGCCCTCGCGCACGGCAAGCCCAACCCCCGACCCGACTGCTCCGCCGTCGCCGCCGGCAAGCTCAGTCGCGCCGTCGGCCAGCCGACGACCGTCACCTCCGCCACCACCGGCGCCACCGCGGCCGGCACGTCCTACTGCGACGTGCGGGCCGGCATCACGGTCCGCGCCCACGACCGCAGCACCTCGGTCGTCCAGCTCCGCCTCCAGGTGCCAACAGACTGGAACCGCCGCTACGTCCAACTGGGCGGCGGCGGCTTCTGCGGCAGCATCCCCACCGCCGGCACGTCCGGCGACGGCACCGTCGACCTCGGCTACGCGGTCGCTTCCGACGACACCGGGCACGTCGGCGGCGGCTCGGACGCCTCGTTCGCGTACGACGACACCGCCGCCCAGAACACCTGGGGCTACCTGTCCGAGCACCTGACCGCGCTGGCGGCCAAGGCGATCCTCAAGGCGGTGACCCGGCAGACGACCGCGTACGCCTACTTCGTCGGCTGCTCGACCGGCGGCCGGCAGGCCCTCATCGAGGCGCAGCGCTGGCCCGGCGACTTCGACGGGATCGTGGCCGGCGCGCCGGCCAACCGGCAGAACTACCTCGCGCCCCTCTCCCAGGGGACACGCGAGTTGCAGAACCGGGACGCCGACTTCCGGCAGATCGTCGACGCGTCCGCGGCGGCGGTGCTGGCCCGGGGCGTGCTGGCGGCCTGCGACGGGGTGGTCCGCGACGGTGTGGTCGACGACCCGCGTACCTGCCGGTTCGACCCGGCGACGCTGCTCTGCCCGGGCGGCACGGCCGCGCCGGACTGCCTCAGCGCCGCCCAGGTCGCGGTGGCGCGGAAGTGGTACGACAGTCCCCGCGACGAGCGGGGTCGCGAGCTCTACCCGGGCGGGCTGCCGCTCGGCTCCGAGGGCGGCTGGGTCGGCGCCGACATCAGCACCTCGCCGACCGGGCTCAGCGGCGGTGGCGCGTACGCCGAGCAGGT
The genomic region above belongs to Micromonospora sp. WMMD1128 and contains:
- a CDS encoding CoA transferase encodes the protein MSDGTDGPLVGLRVLDVSTILAGPLVAQVLGDFGAEVIKIEHPGRGDGMRGHGLAKDDQPLWWKMIARNKRTVGLYLGDPAGAEIFRKLAATADVVIENFRPGTLERWGLGYDVLSADNPGLVLLRVTGFGQSGPYAARPAFGTLVESMSGFAHLTGEPDGPPTLPAFGLADSIAGMAGAAAVSMALFQRSKDGRGQEIDLDLLSPIMTAVGPGVIYADQLGIDQQRTGNRSANNAPRNTYRTADGHWVAVSTSAGSIARRVLTLVGHPEVIDEPWFATGRQRAQHADLLDGYVGEWIGARTRDEVLREFAEAGAAVGPVYKPSELLDDPQVRALELVTTVDDPDLGPIRMQNALWRMSRTPGRIRFTGRALGADTDAVLGDELGLSPAELAALRERGVLG
- a CDS encoding tannase/feruloyl esterase family alpha/beta hydrolase encodes the protein MLHRLRLRTGLAVVAGLVVAGSPGPALAHGKPNPRPDCSAVAAGKLSRAVGQPTTVTSATTGATAAGTSYCDVRAGITVRAHDRSTSVVQLRLQVPTDWNRRYVQLGGGGFCGSIPTAGTSGDGTVDLGYAVASDDTGHVGGGSDASFAYDDTAAQNTWGYLSEHLTALAAKAILKAVTRQTTAYAYFVGCSTGGRQALIEAQRWPGDFDGIVAGAPANRQNYLAPLSQGTRELQNRDADFRQIVDASAAAVLARGVLAACDGVVRDGVVDDPRTCRFDPATLLCPGGTAAPDCLSAAQVAVARKWYDSPRDERGRELYPGGLPLGSEGGWVGADISTSPTGLSGGGAYAEQVLRYLAFPTDPGPTYSLRDFDPSRDAARLAAMAKVYNADTTNLDAFRRAGGKLMLYHGLADPLITPFGTIQYYEDVVRRYGSLARTQQFARLYLLPGVYHCAGGPGPDRVDWLGAIRAWTERGRAPASVLAGKVSGGVTTMERPVYAYPLRARYDGSGDPNAAANWRPAPGPRGRR